The Euphorbia lathyris chromosome 3, ddEupLath1.1, whole genome shotgun sequence genome contains a region encoding:
- the LOC136224957 gene encoding ATP synthase small subunit 6-A, mitochondrial has protein sequence MRLFDPWPVFFKREFKRTWPFLVGFAVTGTIITKISLGLTEEDAKKSPFVQKHKR, from the exons ATGCGTTTGTTCGATCCATGGCCCGTCTTCTTCAAGCGAGAGTTTAAGCGTACCTGGCCGTTCCTGGTCGGTTTCGCCGTCACTGGAACCATTATTACCAAGATATCTCTTGGCCTTACTG AGGAGGATGCGAAGAAATCTCCCTTCGTCCAGAAGCACAAGAGGTAA